A region from the Pelobates fuscus isolate aPelFus1 chromosome 1, aPelFus1.pri, whole genome shotgun sequence genome encodes:
- the LOC134585424 gene encoding odorant receptor 131-2-like has protein sequence MERVIPPPVVNYTAFYGNVTEKSKQDYYITRMSIEIVMLLCFSFFLCFVTKILGAFFTTPSIRENARYILFVHMLINDTLYLVLGCLLVVFNIHTVYIPGSLCIAMYTLASLTFRITPSNIAFMSLERYVAICFPLRHVELCTVHRANITVVIIWISGLLPNIAECIAMIPSLPKLFSMSMVCSKEGLQSNSVKSIIESFSVFFTFALVGLVILYTYTKVMIIARKMTSGKLAAHKAGKTVMLHAFQLLLYVTSLFTALTEKYPNDFVDYIPLAKFLIFTCLPRFLSPVIYGIRDELLYKHIKKWNPTNN, from the coding sequence ATGGAAAGAGTAATCCCACCTCCTGTGGTTAATTATACTGCATTTTATGGAAATGTGACCGAGAAATCTAAGCAAGACTACTACATCACAAGGATGAGTATTGAGATTGTGATGCTTCtgtgttttagttttttcttGTGCTTTGTCACCAAAATATTGGGTGCCTTCTTCACGACACCCTCCATCCGCGAAAATGCCCGCTACATCCTCTTTGTCCATATGCTGATTAACGATACTTTGTACCTAGTATTGGGGTGCTTACTTGTCGTGTTCAACATCCATACAGTCTATATACCTGGGTCTCTTTGTATTGCCATGTACACCTTGGCCTCACTTACTTTTAGAATTACACCTTCTAACATAGCTTTCATGTCTCTTGAACGCTACGTGGCCATTTGCTTCCCATTGCGACATGTGGAATTGTGTACTGTTCATAGAGCTAATATCACCGTTGTGATAATATGGATTTCAGGATTGCTTCCAAACATTGCTGAATGCATTGCAATGATTCCATCACTTCCTAAACTTTTCTCCATGTCTATGGTGTGCAGCAAGGAAGGTCTTCAATCAAATTCAGTAAAAAGCATTATAGAATCCTTCTCAGTTTTCTTTACCTTTGCACTGGTCGGACTTGTAATACTATATACCTACACCAAGGTTATGATAATAGCTCGAAAAATGACTTCAGGCAAGCTGGCTGCCCATAAGGCTGGAAAAACTGTAATGCTCCACGCTTTCCAACTCCTGTTGTATGTGACATCTCTATTTACAGCTCTTACAGAAAAATATCCTAACGACTTCGTTGACTATATACCATTAGCCAAATTCTTGATATTTACATGTCTGCCAAGGTTTCTTAGTCCTGTCATTTATGGAATTAGAGATGAATTGTTGTACAAGCATATAAAAAAGTGGAACCCTACAAATAATTAA